In one Cyprinus carpio isolate SPL01 chromosome B2, ASM1834038v1, whole genome shotgun sequence genomic region, the following are encoded:
- the LOC109051353 gene encoding U2 snRNP-associated SURP motif-containing protein-like isoform X1, with amino-acid sequence MADKTPGGAQKANSKALLESKLKAFSIGKMAVAKRTLSKKEQDELKKKEDERAAAEIYEEFLAAFEGGEGKVKTFVRGGIANATKEEAAADDKKGKLYKPKSRIMESKSFLPLETPPQFLSVDKRNASKKGDKEKKKSNLELFKEELKQIQEERDERHRLKGRVSRFEPLPTMEGRRSSDGSSRRNRPSSVLDDSAPGSHDVGDPTTTNLYLGNINPQMNEEMLCQEFGRYGPLASVKIMWPRTDEERARERNCGFVAFMTRRDAERALKHLNGKMIMNFEMKLGWGKGVPIPPHPIYIPPSMMEHTLPPPPSGLPFNAQPKERLKNPNAPMPPPPKCKEEFEKTLSQAIVKVVIPTERNLLSLIHRMIEFVVREGPMFEAMIMNREINNPLYRFLFENQSPAHVYYRWKLYTILQGDSPTKWKTEDFRIFKNGSFWRPPPLNPYLHGTPEEEERDDDDDDETIKKGALKDDERDKLEELLRGLTPRKSDIADAMFFCLSHADAAEEIVECIAESLSILKTPLPKKIARLYLVSDVLYNSSAKVANASYYRKFFETKLCQVFSDLNATYKTIQGHLQSENFKQRVMSCFRAWEDWAVYPDPFLIKLQNIFLGLVSLDPEKETVDLLPEQPERSEDIDGASIVEEELDGAPLDDVDGMPIDGAPIDGAPLDDLDGMPIKGTDDDLDGVPLDQKPGFKVAPSKWEEVDGTALEAQAVTTSKWEIFDLPDESEKSKTSATRETESKDSLKSSSAADQQSYSNPVREEYDLKSAKFSEMSEEKRAKLREIELKVMKFQDELESGKRPKKSGPSIQEQVELYRDKLLQREKEKETEKDKEKEKERKDKEKSDVSHKEKEKDDSTPGRKEKYDTSTLLQDLRNGDIFEYVVLVFVFNQFYFLPRKRRHSPSPSPTRSSSSRRGRSPSPRSERSDRSYTKDSSRSSYKDSPRESNRKSSKRSPSPPRTPKRSRRSRSRTPKKSSKKSRSRSRSPHRSHKKSKKSKH; translated from the exons AGGAAGCGGCAGCTGATGACAAAAAAGGAAAGCTCTACAAACCGAAATCAAGGATTATGGAGTCTAAAAGTTTTTTACCTTTGGAAACTCCACCCCAGTTTTTATCAGTAGATAAACGCAAT GCATCGAAGAAGGgagacaaagaaaagaaaaagagcaacCTTGAACTCTTCAAAGAAGAACTAAAACA GATTCAGGAGGAGCGTGATGAACGGCACCGGTTGAAGGGCCGAGTCAGTCGTTTTGAGCCTCTTCCCACAATGGAAGGAAGGCGATCCT CGGATGGTTCTTCACGAAGAAACCGTCCGTCCAGtg tCTTGGATGATTCTGCTCCTGGCTCACACGATGTTGGTGATCCGACCACTACAAATCTCTATTTGGGGAACATAAATCCTCAG ATGAATGAGGAGATGCTCTGTCAGGAATTCGGTCGCTATGGTCCATTAGCCAGTGTGAAAATTATGTGGCCCAGGACGGATGAGGAAAGGGCCAGAGAAAGGAACTGTGGTTTTGTAGCCTTCATGACGAGGAGAGATGCTGAACGTgcacttaaacatttaaatg GCAAAATGATAAtgaattttgaaatgaaattggGATGGGGCAAAGGTGTACCAATTCCTCCTCACCCCATATACATTCCACCTTCAATGATGGAGCACACCCTCCCGCCTCCACCCTCTGGACTGCCCTTCAATGCCCAGCCCAAAGAGAGGCTGAAGAACCCCAACGCTCCTATGCCTCCCCCTCCAAAGTGCAAAGAGGAGTTTGAGAAG ACTCTGTCGCAAGCCATAGTCAAAGTGGTTATCCCAACAGAAAg GAATTTGCTCTCTCTCATCCATCGAATGATCGAGTTTGTGGTGCGTGAGGGTCCGATGTTTGAAGCCATGATCATGAACAGAGAGATCAACAATCCGCTCTACAG gtttttatttgaaaatcaaaGTCCTGCTCATGTTTATTACCGGTGGAAGTTATACACCATATTACAG GGCGATTCTCCAACTAAATGGAAAACAGAAGACTTCAGAATATTTAAGAACGGATCTTTCTGGCGACCCCCACCTCTCAACCCATATTTACATGGCACTCCTGAAGAAGAAGagcgtgatgatgatgatgatgatgaaactaTCAAGAAGGGCGCGTTGAAAGACGA CGAGAGGGATAAATTGGAGGAGTTACTCCGAGGTCTCACGCCAAGGAAGAGTGACATAGCTGACGCCATGTTTTTCTGCCTCTCGCATGCTGACGCAGCCGAAGAGATTGTGGAATGCATCGCCGAGTCTCTGTCCATACTTAAAACACCTCTGCCAAAGAAG ATTGCAAGGTTATATTTGGTGTCGGATGTGCTGTATAACTCCTCTGCAAAAGTTGCTAATGCCTCCTATTACAGAAAATT CTTTGAAACAAAACTCTGCCAGGTATTTTCTGACCTAAATGCCACATATAAGACAATACAGGGCCATTTACAGTCCGAGAATTTCAAG CAACGAGTAATGTCCTGTTTCCGTGCGTGGGAAGACTGGGCAGTGTATCCCGATCCATTCCTGATTAAACTCCAGAACATCTTCCTGGGCCTCGTCAGTCTCGATCCTGAAAAGGAGACTGTAGACCTGTTGCCAGAG CAACCAGAAAGGTCGGAGGACATTGATGGTGCTTCTATTGTGGAGGAGGAGCTGGATGGTGCTCCTTTGGATGATGTTGACGGCATGCCCATAGATGGAGCGCCAATTGATGGTGCACCACTTGATGACCTGGATGGAATGCCCATCAAGGGAACAGATGATGATCTGGATGGCGTTCCTT tggaTCAAAAACCAGGCTTTAAGGTGGCCCCGTCAAAATGGGAGGAAGTGGATGGGACTGCTTTGGAGGCTCAAG CTGTAACCACATCAAAATGGGAAATCTTTGATCTGCCAGATGAATCTGAGAAAAGCAAGACAAG TGCAACACGGGAAACTGAGAGTAAAGACTCTCTCAAGAGCTCCAGCGCTGCAGACCAGCAGTCTTACAGTAATCCTGTTAGAGAAGAATACGATTTAAAGTCTGCTAAGTTTTCGGAGATGAGCGAAGAGAAACGTGCCAAACTACGAGAAATCGAG CTTAAAGTCATGAAGTTTCAAGATGAGCTTGAATCTGGAAAACGACCCAAAAAATCTGGACCGAGTATTCAAGAACAAGTAGAGCTTTACCGGGACAAGTTACTACAGCGg gagaaggagaaagagacagagaaagacaaagagaaagaaaaagagagaaaagacaaagagaaatcTGATGTGTCCCACAAAGAGAAGGAGAAGGATGACTCCACACCGGGCAGAAAAGAAAAGTACGATACCTCAACATTACTTCAGGATTTAAGAAATGGAGACATTTTTGAATACGttgttcttgtgtttgtttttaatcaattttatttccTTCCCAGAAAACGGAGGCATAGTCCCTCCCCCAGTCCCACCCGAAGTAGCAGCAGTAGGCGCGGCAGGTCGCCCTCACCGCGATCAGAGCGCTCCGATAGATCCTATACAAAAGACAGCTCTCGATCGTCTTATAAAGACTCTCCAAGAGAAAGTAACCGCAAGTCATCTAAAAG gtCTCCTTCACCCCCAAGAACACCTAAGAGGTCACGGAGGTCCAGATCGAGAACACCCAAAAAATCCTCAAAGAAATCCAGATCTCGGTCACGATCGCCTCACCGTTCTCACAAGAAATCCAAAAAAAGCAAACACTGA